From the genome of Oryza glaberrima chromosome 1, OglaRS2, whole genome shotgun sequence:
TGGCCGTTAGTTCATCACTTCATCTCGTCGCTTTCATTTTCTGTGGAAATAGCCTACCATTCCAACCACGCATGCTGGACTTCTGACTTCTAATGTTCTACAGTACCTGGGACCAAAACCACACACTCTGTATTAAATTAACCAGTACTAATCCCCACTGTCTGCAATCACTAGTACATATTTGTACGCAAATAGAACGAATTGTGCCGAACATTCCACATCTAAAAGtgaatactctctctgtcccaaaatcttaaaatataagagattttaggtgAATATGATgtaccttatattttaggacggagtaaGTATTTCatctgtttagattcattatattagaatatgtcacgtacactcaaaatctcttatattttgggatgaaagaAGTAATTCTTAGTACTTCTATTAATTCAGATGTAATAATATTCTTAAATCATTCAGGAGAGGCACTGTTCACACAATCACCGAAGTTTGCCTGTATGGTCCTTTGACGTCTTACAGCAAGCTTGTGCAATTTCATGGTCCGACAGTCCGACACCTTATACGCGAGATAACATGGCCGTGTTtaaattcaaactttcaatttttctatcacagcAAATGTttagacatgcatgcatggagcattaaatgtggaaaaaaaactaattacacagtttgcatgtaaatcgtaaaacgaatcttttaaacctaattacgccatgatttaataatatgatgctacagtaaatatttactaataataggttaattaggcttaataaattcgacTCGCAGTTTACGgacgaaatctgtaatttgtttatacttaaaaaaaatttgatacacgagctaaacacagccataacaGAAAGACAGAAATAAGCGAGCCAATCTATTCATACAGGTACGGAGTAAATGTCCAGCCAAAAGTAAAAAAGGTATCATCACTTCATCAAGAACTTATGTACAACAGACTGCCTTCTGCTTTCACTTAAAAAGCAAAAGTTTTACACAACACAATTTCCTTCTCGGAGCTAAATCCATTTGGTAAAATGGTACATTTCCCGCACAAGAACAGGATATGAATAGTACCTTGATATCCAGAGtaaaaaggaaagaaatgaaagaagaaaaatgccGGGAACAACCACAACGGCATGCATCCACAACCACAACCAGATGGCAATATGAGGACATCAAACTATGTTGCTATTCACAAGCTAGCTTGGTACCAAAGCTGCTGAGGCTGATAGCAAAGGCTTGAAACGCTGAGAGTGGCTGCCGGTAATCCATCGTGAAGATATTGTCATCGACCTTACCAAACTGCAGCAGAACTGTTTCCTCATCCTTCGAGCTAGCAGGATCATTGggatcagcagcagcaactaGTTGGAAATTCTTGACAGATGCAACTGTCACCCGCCCATGGAAGTTCAAGCACCAGCACTGCAAGTGCTCATGCCAGCGGGGAGCTTTGTTTCTTAGAACTGTGTTCCCTGTGGGTTTTCTGAACTTCGTCTTTAGACAGTTTTCCCATGTCTCTTGAGTTGAAGGGCACTCAAGTGCACAATACATTCTCCTAGGACCTCTGGATTTGAGCAGGTTGTATTTATAGGAAACCTGTCCAACTTCATAGTTTCCTGCTGACACTTGGGGACTTATCCTTCTATTTCCAAAACGCCGACTGGATCGACTACTTGATGCTTTAGCGCCATCATATGGTGGCTTGCTATCATATATTTTGAAGTTTGTCCCCCAAAAATCAGATCTAAACAGAAGCACAATAATACCAATGAATAAAAATTAAGACAACAAAAATCAAATACAAGCACGAAAACACAACAGATACCCAACCAGTCCAAATTATCTGCACACCATAAGGGGAATCAAATCAAATAAGGCCATAACCTAATCTAGGACAGTGAAATAATGTCTCAAAGGAACTGCCGTGAGACTTACACAGCAATCAATTGCAAGGAAATAAATGAAATACTTTTGAGCACAAATAAAGGAACAAGAGAAGTTATAAAAACTGAAGAGCCTGAAAACTCCCCAAAGAGTAAAGGCTAAGACAAAATAGAAGCATTCGGCAGTTTTAAGTGCAATTTATGAGGATGCAAAGTACTTCGGCAGTCAATTGCAAGGATTATGATTCATGTTGACTGTTACTGTTGCAAACCACAAAATCAAGGAATGGAGGAGGCATGTGTGACACCCTACCCTGGTTTGAGTAAGTCCACACATGAGGGTGTGAATTAGTCCCACCTTGTGGCCTTGTTTGGCAAGGCTAAAATCCCAGGGGATGGGCCGGGTCTTTCCCAAACAAGGCCTACTTTTGCAGGCTTACCAGGTCCAAGGTATCAATCCCTCAAAACAGAAAAAGTCCAAGGTATCAACCAAACCCTTGAACACGAACACAAAGGATGAAAGTGTAAGTGTGTTGGTGTGAGTGTGTACTCTATCCAAAATGGGGTTAGAATTTAGATTATAGACTTAAAACCAGTTCAGACCTTGGGGCATCACAGCATGCCACCATGTTAAGGGGTTCAATCTTACAACATaaggatatactccctcctttttatatatatacgaCGTTAGTTAATTCAATATTGAACTAACAAGCGTCATATATAAAAAACGAGGGAGTACCATTACCTCATTGAAAAACAAGATAGTAAAGAAACAGATACTATTTAGAACTCAGAAGGCTTATATTGTCTTATGGTATGGgtacccaattttttttttaaaaaaaaacatcagcaGATCAgctaaatacatatttttagtGCATTAGCATGTTCCTTAATTGTAAATATATTACTGCAACCAATTTGTTAGCACTAAGCAGGA
Proteins encoded in this window:
- the LOC127780287 gene encoding tubby-like F-box protein 1 codes for the protein MPRETPPPPPPEGGEVHEVVEGEDGQAEDQEERWARLLPELMSEVVRRVEASGGERWPARKDVVSCACVCRRWRDAAVAVVRPPAESGKITFPSSLKQPGPREFPMQCFIKRNKKNSTFYLYLGLTNATVDKGKFLMAARRFRRGPHTEYIVSLDADDLSQGSNAYMGKLRSDFWGTNFKIYDSKPPYDGAKASSSRSSRRFGNRRISPQVSAGNYEVGQVSYKYNLLKSRGPRRMYCALECPSTQETWENCLKTKFRKPTGNTVLRNKAPRWHEHLQCWCLNFHGRVTVASVKNFQLVAAADPNDPASSKDEETVLLQFGKVDDNIFTMDYRQPLSAFQAFAISLSSFGTKLACE